One part of the Glycine max cultivar Williams 82 chromosome 14, Glycine_max_v4.0, whole genome shotgun sequence genome encodes these proteins:
- the LOC100817215 gene encoding transcription factor PAR1 has translation MPSPSSMEQEDNTIIPTFLRKPAEDQNNNNSPTPSHKSLHVFRRSRRRWRKEVAVKDAVQEEEDEEKEEGEDGGDDREEIERKIHALQRIVPGGESLGVDKLFDETAGYILALQYQVKALRALTGFFEKLEKEKTKFGG, from the coding sequence ATGCCATCACCATCATCCATGGAACAAGAAGATAACACTATCATACCCACATTCCTCAGAAAACCTGCAGAAGACCAGAACAACAACAACTCTCCCACCCCTTCTCACAAGTCTTTGCATGTTTTCCGCCGCAGCAGGAGGCGGTGGAGGAAGGAAGTGGCAGTGAAAGATGCtgtgcaagaagaagaagatgaagaaaaagaagaaggagaagatggGGGTGATGACAGAGAAGAGATAGAGAGGAAGATTCATGCATTACAGAGGATTGTGCCTGGTGGTGAGTCTTTAGGTGTGGACAAGCTCTTTGATGAAACTGCTGGCTATATTCTTGCTTTGCAGTACCAAGTCAAAGCCTTGAGGGCTCTCACTGGTTTCTTTGAGAAGTTGGAGAAGGAGAAAACAAAGTTTGGAGGTTGA